A region from the Romboutsia lituseburensis genome encodes:
- a CDS encoding replication initiation protein has product MDSRDKRILMKHNDIVNAKYEITVNSNRVFTYLLYEFQKDLDKSKLSCEISREKLAKLVNGNVDKTVKGLTTILMNLRKKDLFLMDELQDGSIDFIAGGFIDNATYNNKTDKFKIVADVRIHKLLHRYLEDGYTPVNLEIWLSLKNRYSQRLYDLLRAWSGTKETINYSINKLRELMLLENKYKQYTDFRKRVLIPAVDELNSTGYFKIDYCEIKKGRSVESIDFIVKDLDKRKYFIKDEVAKNISDTVVDEIAVTSEEDNELKEDISSLDIKKSKQNSENIDLKAVYSDLFIPDEEIFTKGTLRSFKKDFKHIDFKNEYMEKAFDEAIMITLDRDDVEVIKAGSYKFFKGTLDNKIIEYKIEEQEDIKHKKDMDTYW; this is encoded by the coding sequence ATGGATTCAAGAGATAAAAGAATTTTAATGAAACATAATGATATTGTTAACGCAAAGTACGAAATTACAGTTAATTCAAATAGAGTATTTACTTATTTACTTTACGAATTTCAAAAAGATTTAGATAAAAGTAAATTAAGTTGCGAGATTTCAAGAGAGAAATTAGCAAAGCTAGTTAATGGTAATGTAGATAAAACAGTAAAGGGATTAACAACTATTTTAATGAATCTAAGGAAAAAAGATTTATTTTTAATGGATGAATTGCAAGATGGCAGCATTGATTTTATAGCAGGTGGATTTATTGACAATGCTACTTATAATAATAAAACAGATAAATTTAAAATTGTTGCGGACGTAAGAATTCATAAGTTACTTCATAGATACTTAGAAGATGGATATACTCCTGTAAATTTAGAAATATGGCTTTCTTTGAAAAATAGATATTCTCAACGATTATATGATTTGTTAAGGGCTTGGAGTGGAACTAAGGAAACAATAAATTACTCTATTAATAAGTTAAGAGAGTTAATGCTTTTAGAAAATAAGTATAAGCAATATACCGATTTTCGAAAAAGAGTTTTAATACCAGCAGTAGATGAATTAAATTCTACAGGGTACTTTAAAATAGACTATTGTGAAATAAAAAAAGGTAGATCTGTTGAATCTATTGATTTTATAGTAAAGGATTTAGATAAACGAAAGTATTTTATTAAAGATGAAGTTGCTAAGAATATTTCAGATACTGTAGTAGATGAAATTGCAGTAACATCAGAGGAAGATAATGAGCTTAAAGAAGATATAAGTTCATTAGATATTAAAAAATCAAAACAAAATAGCGAAAATATAGATTTAAAGGCTGTTTATAGCGATTTATTTATTCCAGATGAAGAAATATTTACTAAAGGAACTTTGAGGAGTTTTAAAAAGGATTTTAAGCATATTGATTTTAAAAATGAATATATGGAAAAAGCATTTGATGAGGCAATTATGATAACTCTAGATAGAGATGATGTTGAAGTAATTAAAGCAGGTTCATATAAATTCTTTAAAGGAACTTTAGATAATAAAATTATTGAGTATAAAATAGAGGAACAGGAAGATATAAAACATAAAAAAGATATGGATACTTATTGGTAA
- a CDS encoding LytR/AlgR family response regulator transcription factor, which translates to MLNIVICEDDYLFRQDLREYLEIILKERTDQFEIIEFNCGEDLIENYSDNIDIFFLDIEMKEITGIDVAKKIREKNEKSKIIFTTGLMDYMQIGYEVRAYRYLLKPIQFNKLKEHVNKCIEDIMKKRSNNLIIQTKGEIYNIAIEDIMFVEVINKDIMVHTQEQTYNTKTSMNKIEKELERYDFYRCHKGFLVNIKKVDSIGKNIIIVNDTEIPVSRYRIKELKRKLLSVLGDVIC; encoded by the coding sequence ATGTTGAATATAGTTATTTGTGAAGATGATTATCTATTTAGACAAGATTTGAGAGAATACCTAGAAATTATATTAAAAGAAAGAACTGATCAATTTGAGATTATAGAATTTAATTGTGGTGAGGATTTAATTGAGAATTATTCAGATAATATAGATATATTTTTTCTAGATATTGAAATGAAAGAGATTACAGGGATTGATGTGGCAAAAAAGATTAGAGAAAAAAACGAAAAATCAAAGATAATTTTTACAACTGGTCTAATGGATTATATGCAGATAGGTTATGAAGTGAGAGCTTATAGATATTTATTGAAGCCAATACAATTTAACAAATTAAAAGAACATGTAAATAAGTGCATAGAAGATATTATGAAAAAGAGGTCAAATAATTTAATCATACAGACCAAGGGAGAAATATATAATATAGCAATAGAGGATATAATGTTTGTTGAAGTTATAAATAAAGATATTATGGTGCATACGCAAGAACAAACATATAACACAAAAACAAGTATGAACAAAATTGAAAAAGAATTAGAGAGATATGATTTCTATAGATGTCACAAGGGATTTTTAGTCAACATAAAGAAAGTTGATAGTATAGGTAAAAATATAATAATCGTTAATGATACAGAAATACCAGTGAGTAGATATAGAATTAAAGAATTAAAAAGAAAACTATTATCAGTATTAGGGGATGTAATATGCTAA
- a CDS encoding accessory gene regulator B family protein produces MIKLCADKITLFLISNNQIDKDDFEMYVYAYETLIAFIVNIIVILTISCVLKRFTYTLWFLCWYFYQFNFLLMSRINNTNLRRC; encoded by the coding sequence ATGATTAAATTATGTGCTGATAAAATAACACTTTTTTTGATTTCAAATAATCAAATAGATAAAGATGATTTTGAAATGTATGTATATGCATATGAAACTTTAATCGCATTTATAGTAAATATAATAGTTATACTTACTATATCGTGTGTACTTAAAAGATTTACATATACATTATGGTTTTTATGTTGGTATTTTTATCAATTTAACTTTTTATTGATGAGTAGAATCAATAACACAAATTTGAGAAGGTGTTAA
- a CDS encoding DUF2922 domain-containing protein: MDNSVEVKLLMTFATVLGKKVSLYVTDPKHNLTKSDIKAVMDLILAKNIFAPNGDDLKTAVEAKVVQTETTDYDLVVA; the protein is encoded by the coding sequence ATGGATAATAGCGTAGAAGTTAAATTATTAATGACATTTGCTACAGTGTTAGGAAAAAAGGTAAGTTTATATGTAACTGATCCAAAACATAATCTAACTAAATCAGATATAAAAGCTGTTATGGATCTAATACTAGCTAAAAATATATTTGCTCCAAACGGGGATGATTTAAAAACTGCTGTTGAAGCAAAAGTTGTTCAAACAGAAACTACTGATTATGATTTAGTAGTTGCATAA
- a CDS encoding ParA family protein, which yields MKICSFFNVKGGVGKTTLTILTAMKLSKEGKKILLIDADTQANLTQFLYKVIHEEKTLFQMLTENTSAKEVILKSPVEQFENIDIIPSDISLSVLSEYLSTQMGREKAVWRWFKNNIEDIEKYDYIFVDLSPSYDLIARNFMLISDSIITPIEYQDIASIRGCELFYQKFKQDLEFLDIKLQAKRAVVINSYTTRKLSTGDLFNSYLDKFESIKKDLVQAKISETTVVRNAILNKMDLEDYCRKTKKAHKVRSDFNDFIEELKAKEVL from the coding sequence GTGAAAATTTGTTCATTTTTCAATGTAAAAGGAGGAGTTGGAAAAACAACTCTTACAATATTAACAGCAATGAAACTAAGTAAAGAAGGAAAAAAAATATTACTAATAGATGCTGATACACAAGCAAATCTAACTCAATTTTTATATAAAGTTATTCATGAAGAAAAGACTTTATTTCAAATGCTAACAGAAAATACGTCTGCAAAAGAAGTTATATTAAAATCTCCTGTAGAGCAATTTGAAAATATAGATATAATACCTAGTGATATTAGCTTAAGTGTTTTATCAGAATATTTATCTACTCAAATGGGAAGAGAAAAAGCTGTGTGGAGATGGTTTAAAAACAATATAGAAGATATAGAAAAATATGATTACATATTTGTAGACTTATCACCATCTTATGATCTTATAGCTAGAAATTTTATGCTAATATCAGATTCTATAATAACACCTATTGAGTACCAAGACATAGCTTCAATAAGAGGGTGCGAATTATTCTATCAGAAGTTTAAGCAAGATTTAGAATTTCTAGATATTAAACTACAAGCAAAAAGGGCAGTAGTCATAAATTCTTATACAACTAGAAAACTAAGTACTGGAGATTTATTTAATAGTTATTTAGATAAATTTGAAAGTATAAAAAAAGATTTAGTACAAGCTAAAATAAGTGAAACAACAGTGGTTAGAAATGCTATTTTAAATAAAATGGATCTAGAAGACTATTGCAGAAAAACTAAAAAAGCACATAAAGTTAGAAGTGACTTTAATGATTTTATAGAAGAGTTAAAGGCTAAGGAGGTTTTATAA
- a CDS encoding sensor histidine kinase yields MLSSTLFWNIIICLSTMVEWLMLKFVLDKLGNKKTSDKMIRVSVILISFIISFLTIKNVNPNLKLFMGIIMGCLLYFLNYDTNKFKAIIVNLVYWMVLIGLDFISLNFILTINKTSNINELLKNDMLRLELIIISKLLLVSIIPIIKSLKINVIFKKKEILYIITLILANILSIVVIFTLSLDFRNRSLTQELILLFMSIMLILSNISLIKIIGRIIKANNIELENKLIIEKIEMQYKYYSNMKESQLKVRKLYHDMNNHIACIKKLYKNNGEVDAYIDGITSELHSCKSIISTGSMILDIIINDKKDICDKNDIDFEVDLNFSRCNFIDMIDICSIFSNLIDNAIEASLKVDNRDRYIQLKGNIVNNFFVLKCENNKSNKVELNKGTIITDKKDNFVHGIGIKSIKGSIEKYNGEMSIDFTDDKFKVQVYIPLK; encoded by the coding sequence ATGCTAAGTAGCACATTATTTTGGAATATAATTATATGTCTATCTACAATGGTGGAATGGCTAATGCTTAAATTTGTGTTAGATAAATTAGGCAATAAAAAAACTAGTGATAAGATGATTAGAGTATCAGTAATACTGATAAGTTTTATAATAAGTTTTTTAACTATAAAGAATGTTAATCCAAATCTAAAGTTATTTATGGGTATTATTATGGGATGTCTACTTTATTTTTTAAATTATGACACAAATAAATTTAAAGCTATTATCGTAAATCTAGTTTATTGGATGGTTTTGATAGGATTAGATTTTATTAGCTTAAATTTTATATTGACTATAAATAAAACATCTAATATTAATGAATTATTAAAAAATGATATGCTTAGATTAGAATTAATAATCATATCAAAGCTATTGTTAGTATCAATTATACCAATTATAAAAAGTTTAAAGATTAATGTAATATTTAAGAAGAAAGAGATTTTATATATAATTACATTGATTTTAGCAAATATACTAAGTATAGTTGTAATATTTACACTTTCATTGGACTTTAGAAATAGGTCATTAACTCAAGAGTTAATTTTATTGTTTATGTCAATTATGCTGATTTTATCGAATATATCATTGATAAAAATTATAGGAAGAATTATTAAGGCTAATAATATTGAACTTGAGAATAAATTAATAATAGAAAAAATTGAGATGCAATATAAATACTATTCAAATATGAAAGAATCACAACTTAAAGTAAGAAAGTTATACCATGATATGAACAATCATATTGCATGTATAAAGAAACTATATAAAAATAATGGAGAAGTTGATGCATATATAGATGGGATAACATCAGAACTACATAGTTGTAAATCTATAATTTCAACAGGTAGTATGATTTTAGATATAATAATTAATGATAAAAAGGACATTTGTGACAAAAATGATATAGATTTTGAAGTGGATTTAAATTTCTCTAGATGTAATTTTATTGATATGATTGATATTTGTAGTATATTTTCAAATTTAATAGATAATGCAATTGAAGCATCACTAAAGGTTGATAACAGAGATAGATATATACAATTAAAGGGAAATATAGTAAATAACTTTTTTGTATTAAAATGTGAAAATAATAAATCCAATAAAGTAGAGTTAAATAAAGGAACAATAATAACTGATAAGAAAGATAATTTCGTACATGGTATAGGTATAAAAAGTATAAAGGGATCTATTGAAAAATATAATGGAGAAATGAGCATAGATTTCACAGATGATAAATTTAAAGTTCAAGTTTATATACCATTAAAATAA
- a CDS encoding ABC transporter permease encodes MAFELKLALTYLQKNKKESITIIISIVIAMTLILGVDIIGNSMSINQISQAKKIAGYYDGTLTSNNKESEEKIKKIDLVYNVSTVENLGQITIQGGLKSTLYTFNENYFKSMNYTIISGRYPKNENEIIIDSKLLGKYEKNNILNKRISGVNKIEYYLDGINGAYSKKNEYKVVGVISKVDDYYSLEDIEIDSFIGGNKNIIPGKFITYSTIYNIKGINESNIDQKLSDIRKEYDPTSDYKIDIRKDVKSGISTNQYLDSALRLYKDVQQGNEKEMKILVAITASLTIFNFFNIILSKMINQIGYLRIVGMSNKKITRFYLMQMLILYGIGITIGFITSIFFAKYTMGIFIQSNLFDISNFSNIKLIISPFIVSKSLLITLSALLISILIPIISSLKKYPIDLINKSDKVKYKTKHNKKLLNTLLKNNLLRSKSKTIISIAIIAFSGFMFILCTSSNMKESLKQIRGNLLGCKKEYNYMIRPYENAAKDINKISIKEISSIKNFKGIKDFSVLNYTTGFVDVPKNDLNKVYFKMYPIKANNEGNVEVKALVSGIYDYNKLNKYVKAGSLENIDKLNDEYINIAICNEDYVTKTKKIEKTINGLKVGDIFKFKVLSKNNSGENQYKTYKYKVNAILDSSIAQNNGVENHAQAIGMYMNPEVLKSITNNNYIQEVNFNITGQNNKELDKSIENIDKKYDFIDITTPKSKDQDVTIKFDRRLILGSVLLVAALFNIYTTISINIKNNISEFSILRAIGLEKKYFKKLVVYEAVFYSLVGSIIGATLACIKEFKIIDSDKKIYAKVGINLNISDVYTPPKEAIMFVLIVVLVAILIGYSKAKLIDKLDIIDGINEN; translated from the coding sequence ATGGCGTTTGAATTGAAGCTAGCTTTAACGTATTTGCAAAAGAATAAAAAGGAATCAATTACGATAATAATATCTATAGTAATTGCTATGACTTTAATATTAGGAGTAGATATAATAGGAAATAGTATGTCGATTAATCAAATTAGTCAAGCTAAAAAAATTGCAGGCTATTATGATGGAACATTAACAAGTAATAATAAAGAAAGCGAAGAAAAAATAAAAAAAATTGATTTAGTCTATAATGTATCTACAGTTGAAAATTTAGGTCAAATTACTATACAAGGTGGATTAAAAAGTACTTTATATACATTTAATGAAAATTATTTTAAAAGTATGAATTATACCATCATTTCAGGGAGATACCCAAAGAATGAAAATGAAATTATTATAGATTCAAAACTATTAGGTAAATATGAAAAGAATAATATTTTAAATAAACGTATTTCAGGTGTAAATAAAATTGAATATTACTTAGATGGCATTAATGGGGCTTATAGCAAAAAAAATGAATATAAAGTTGTAGGAGTTATAAGTAAAGTTGATGACTATTATAGCCTTGAAGATATAGAAATTGATAGCTTTATTGGAGGCAATAAAAATATAATACCAGGTAAATTTATAACATATAGCACAATTTATAATATTAAAGGTATTAACGAAAGCAATATAGACCAAAAACTTAGTGATATAAGAAAAGAATATGATCCAACATCTGACTACAAAATAGATATAAGAAAAGATGTAAAATCAGGAATATCTACTAATCAATATCTAGACTCAGCTCTTAGATTATACAAAGATGTTCAGCAAGGAAACGAAAAAGAGATGAAAATTCTAGTAGCTATAACAGCATCTCTTACTATTTTTAATTTCTTCAATATAATTCTTAGTAAAATGATTAATCAAATTGGATATTTAAGAATAGTTGGAATGTCTAATAAAAAAATAACTAGATTTTATTTAATGCAAATGTTGATTTTATATGGAATCGGAATAACTATAGGGTTTATAACATCTATATTTTTTGCAAAATACACAATGGGAATATTTATACAATCTAATTTATTTGATATAAGTAATTTTAGTAATATTAAATTAATTATTTCACCTTTTATAGTAAGTAAATCCTTATTAATAACATTAAGTGCATTACTGATATCAATCCTGATCCCTATAATAAGTTCTTTAAAGAAATATCCAATTGATTTGATAAATAAAAGTGATAAAGTTAAATATAAAACAAAACATAATAAAAAACTTTTAAATACTCTTTTAAAAAACAATTTATTAAGAAGTAAATCAAAGACAATAATTTCAATTGCAATAATAGCTTTTAGTGGGTTTATGTTTATATTATGTACATCTAGCAATATGAAAGAGTCACTAAAACAGATAAGAGGCAATTTATTAGGTTGTAAAAAAGAATATAATTATATGATAAGACCTTATGAAAATGCGGCTAAAGATATAAATAAGATAAGTATTAAAGAAATTTCTAGTATAAAAAATTTTAAAGGAATAAAAGACTTTAGTGTACTAAACTATACAACAGGGTTTGTAGATGTACCTAAAAATGACTTAAACAAAGTATATTTCAAAATGTATCCTATAAAAGCCAATAATGAAGGTAATGTAGAGGTAAAGGCTTTAGTAAGTGGGATTTATGATTATAATAAATTGAATAAGTATGTAAAAGCAGGAAGTTTAGAAAATATAGATAAACTAAATGATGAATATATAAATATTGCAATCTGCAATGAAGATTATGTAACAAAAACTAAAAAGATTGAAAAGACTATTAATGGTTTAAAAGTAGGAGATATATTTAAATTTAAGGTATTAAGTAAAAATAATAGTGGAGAAAATCAATATAAAACATATAAGTACAAAGTGAATGCTATATTAGATAGTTCAATTGCTCAAAATAACGGAGTGGAAAACCATGCTCAAGCTATAGGTATGTATATGAATCCAGAAGTATTAAAAAGTATAACTAACAATAATTATATACAAGAAGTTAACTTTAACATAACAGGACAGAATAATAAAGAATTAGATAAATCAATTGAGAATATAGATAAAAAATATGATTTTATAGATATTACCACGCCAAAAAGTAAAGACCAAGATGTTACGATTAAATTTGATAGAAGGTTGATATTAGGTAGTGTATTATTAGTAGCTGCATTATTTAATATATACACAACTATTAGTATAAATATTAAGAATAATATAAGTGAATTTTCTATATTAAGAGCTATTGGGCTTGAAAAGAAATATTTTAAAAAATTAGTTGTTTATGAGGCTGTATTTTATAGTCTTGTAGGTAGCATAATAGGTGCTACCTTAGCCTGTATAAAAGAATTTAAAATTATAGATTCAGATAAAAAAATATACGCAAAAGTAGGAATAAATTTAAATATAAGTGATGTGTATACACCTCCCAAAGAAGCTATTATGTTTGTATTAATAGTAGTATTAGTAGCTATATTAATAGGTTATTCAAAAGCAAAATTAATAGATAAATTAGATATAATTGACGGTATTAATGAAAATTAA
- a CDS encoding Mor transcription activator family protein, with protein MELTEFCDHLYDESTDGYIQILKLDDKQIIKVYNAKNEGVRHIVEELHKEEDVFLAPNTMYIPRRRVENIRQFRALFQDIDCESKGLEKAKWLFEEFGGTSVYFPTEKMIYKEARDRDIISEYNGFNHKELATKYNMSESYIRAIINRHKQSA; from the coding sequence ATGGAACTGACAGAGTTTTGTGACCATTTATACGATGAAAGTACGGATGGTTATATACAAATATTAAAGTTAGATGATAAACAAATTATTAAAGTATATAATGCTAAAAATGAGGGCGTAAGACATATTGTAGAAGAATTACATAAAGAAGAGGATGTATTTCTAGCACCAAATACAATGTATATACCAAGGCGAAGGGTAGAAAATATAAGACAATTTAGAGCATTATTTCAAGATATAGATTGTGAAAGTAAGGGATTAGAAAAAGCTAAATGGCTATTTGAAGAATTTGGAGGGACATCGGTGTACTTTCCTACTGAAAAGATGATATATAAAGAGGCTCGTGATAGAGATATTATATCTGAGTACAATGGATTTAATCATAAAGAATTAGCAACTAAATACAATATGTCTGAAAGTTACATAAGAGCAATTATAAACAGACATAAGCAAAGTGCTTAG
- a CDS encoding restriction endonuclease, producing MPKAWLVRPVPHGHNRINEFKTKNIIAIGWPLIGNLLGKSRSDMKNILQNEPYNLTGLSLGNAYPNLDILVNQMNLNDLVLIPNGDDIYFGKIDSDYIYDKSKDSDDEGYPHQRKIVFLHGPISRSNLPNTLRSSLKSQRTISDLSKHYDIIKQLSEGKDASELVDNNNGFIDIEYPIRPNLSVKITLPEDINESEANRLGDFIKTVYFK from the coding sequence ATGCCTAAAGCTTGGCTTGTTAGACCTGTACCTCATGGACATAATAGAATTAATGAATTTAAAACTAAGAATATAATTGCAATTGGATGGCCATTAATTGGAAATTTATTAGGAAAAAGCCGTTCTGATATGAAAAATATTTTACAAAATGAACCTTATAACCTTACTGGACTTTCATTAGGGAATGCATACCCAAACTTAGATATACTTGTTAATCAAATGAATTTAAATGATCTTGTTCTTATACCTAATGGAGATGATATTTATTTTGGAAAAATAGATAGTGATTATATCTATGATAAAAGTAAAGATAGTGATGACGAAGGTTATCCTCATCAACGTAAAATAGTATTTTTACATGGACCAATATCTCGCTCTAATTTACCAAATACATTAAGAAGTTCTCTTAAATCTCAAAGAACTATTTCTGATTTAAGTAAGCATTATGATATTATAAAGCAACTTAGTGAAGGAAAAGATGCGAGTGAATTAGTTGATAATAATAATGGTTTTATAGATATAGAATATCCAATAAGACCAAATTTATCTGTAAAAATAACTTTACCTGAAGATATAAATGAAAGTGAAGCCAACAGATTAGGGGACTTTATAAAAACTGTATATTTTAAATAG
- a CDS encoding DUF1659 domain-containing protein: MDNQNEVSLQNESREASNIVEIKNPSTLKMKFNYGMSENGKIITKTRSYSHLKPTAKGVDVFNVAQALESLQQHSVIEVIKQDNTSLNS, from the coding sequence ATGGATAACCAAAACGAAGTTAGCTTACAAAATGAATCAAGAGAGGCTTCAAACATAGTAGAAATTAAAAATCCATCAACACTAAAAATGAAATTTAACTATGGTATGAGTGAAAATGGAAAAATAATAACAAAAACAAGATCATATTCACACTTAAAACCAACTGCAAAAGGTGTTGATGTTTTTAATGTTGCTCAAGCATTAGAATCACTTCAGCAACATTCTGTTATTGAAGTAATAAAGCAAGATAATACAAGTTTAAATTCATAA
- a CDS encoding ABC transporter ATP-binding protein, translated as MKSNIKVDKLRKVYGKGDSKVIAIDEISLEIEPEKFTAIVGTSGSGKSTLLHCMAGLDKPTSGHVYLNEEDIYKLNDDKLSKIRVEEFGFIFQKFNLIPIISVYDNIVLPISIDSKSIDKDYIDNIINSLGLTSQVKKFPNELSGGQQQRVAIARALSNKPSIIFADEPTGNLDSKTSEEVMDILCMCVREFKQTLVMITHDEKIAKIADVVISIKDGSLLDMEKF; from the coding sequence ATGAAAAGTAATATAAAAGTAGATAAGTTAAGAAAAGTATATGGAAAAGGCGATAGTAAAGTAATCGCTATTGATGAAATTAGTTTAGAAATAGAACCTGAAAAATTTACTGCAATAGTTGGCACAAGTGGTTCTGGAAAAAGTACATTACTTCATTGTATGGCAGGGTTAGATAAGCCAACATCAGGACATGTGTACTTAAATGAAGAAGATATATATAAGTTAAATGATGATAAATTGTCTAAAATTAGAGTAGAAGAGTTTGGTTTTATATTTCAAAAATTTAATCTTATACCTATAATTTCTGTCTATGACAATATAGTATTACCAATATCAATAGATTCAAAGTCTATAGATAAAGATTATATAGATAATATTATAAATAGTCTAGGTTTAACAAGTCAGGTAAAAAAATTTCCAAATGAATTATCAGGAGGTCAACAACAGAGAGTTGCCATAGCAAGAGCACTATCAAATAAACCATCTATAATATTTGCAGATGAACCTACAGGTAATTTAGATAGTAAAACTAGCGAAGAAGTTATGGATATACTTTGTATGTGTGTTAGAGAGTTTAAGCAGACATTAGTTATGATTACTCATGATGAGAAAATAGCCAAAATCGCAGATGTAGTAATATCTATAAAAGATGGTAGCTTATTAGATATGGAGAAGTTTTAA
- a CDS encoding YvrJ family protein, which produces MELDLMQLVANLGFPAIVTMYLLVRIEGKLDGLSSSINSLSSNIKELNTRM; this is translated from the coding sequence ATGGAATTAGATTTAATGCAATTAGTAGCTAATTTAGGATTTCCTGCTATCGTGACTATGTATCTATTGGTACGAATCGAAGGGAAACTGGATGGGCTAAGTTCAAGTATAAATTCCTTGAGCTCAAATATTAAAGAATTAAATACTAGAATGTAA